Part of the Sphaerodactylus townsendi isolate TG3544 linkage group LG10, MPM_Stown_v2.3, whole genome shotgun sequence genome is shown below.
AACCATCCGGTCTGTTTTTATTGATGTACTAGTCACTAGTGGCATCCAGTTAATATCTGACTCCGGACTGGgttgcaggggaagggggggatggttAGCTGCTCCAAGATATTCATAATCGGTACTGGTAAGAACAGATAGCTATAGCGGGGGGCGTTATAAAGACCCTCTTTTTAAAGATCCAGATGCCGCTGTCTTTTACGAAATCGAGATAACTAGCTATCTGGCAAATTCATCTTTTTGGTTCGTACTCACTTTATCCAACCAGAAGCATGCTTTCATTAAAGACAATAAGATAGCCAGAAACAAACAATTCCTTTGAATGCATTTATGGTTCAAGACCTGCCCTTAATGCTGAATTCCTACCTAGAAAGCAACTGTAAAGGGGAAATATACATCATGCTTTGAACACAGAGTGAGCAGGAGACGAAGGAAAATGTAGTGACCGATTGATGGTGAAAAGGCCGCTCTGTGATCTTTTTAGCAAGCGGCGAGATTAACCCTTCTGCAGGGTCCCCCTTCTGTTCTAATATCTGGCTCCTGAGCTGTTatgtcagttaaaaaaaattaagacattttCTTGTCATGCTCGTCTTTGGATCCTTTCCTCCCTTCCGTCTTGCTATTTTGTTGTGCTAAACGCATTTGTAGTAAATTCACACGAGCATCTTTTCTGAGATCAAATGATATTTCGATAAGATTGCGGAGTCCCTATAGCAAAAACCTGCCATGTTCATCTCCTTCTGTCtcggtccccccaccccactccaccccaccctcctattccccccccctccccagttcactCCGCCTctttcagttctctctctctctgtctgcccctCCGAGTGAGGGAAGAGACCGCCTCTGGCGAAGTGGCAAGATTGAACTGAGAGCGGGAGAGCGCCGAGGAGCTGTCCTTAGTGCTGAAAAGCACTGGCGGCGGTGATCATATAAGCTGCCGCCGCCGCAATATCGCCATTGTCGCAGAAAATCAAAGGGGATAAAGTGGaaagggaggggcgggagggtATTTCAACACGCTCCCTTTCCTTTGTAAACGCACCGCACAGCCGTTTTACTTTCACGCTTTCCTTACGCTCTTCACAGCCCACTACCTCAGAGTTTAAAACCGCGTTTTACAAGCTGACCTGCCTTGCTAACTTAAACCTGTTCAGGAGGAACTGTGAAGAAACCTGCCAGCCCCTTTCTAGAAGAAGAAACAGCCCCTCTGTTCAGTATCGCTACATCAAAGGTTTGATCTCCTTGGGCAACGAGGTTACCTATTTACACATAGCGGTTTGATCCTGGAGGAGAAATGATGTACCAGGCGCAAACGTCTCTACTAGTACTAGTTCTTCCCTGTGCAAGAGACAGCACGGTTTCTGGAGGGTGTTTACACGGTTCCTTCAGGCCTATCTTTTGATCGCATGGCATCATTTTAATGTAGCTCTGAATCCGGGGCAATCGGGGCCTTTTATGAAATACAAGAAGGGTAATTCTAGCggattggggagggtggagggactgccgttttctctgatctttccctGAGGCTcctttgctcttttttaaaaaatggaagcaagTCTTGCCAAATTTATAAGAACATGGAAGTTTtcccatctatacatttttttacaATTGAATCTAGGAACTTTTCTCTGGAAACCTTACAATTCCCTTCTGATTAGTTACAGTTGTTTGGGCGTAAAGTTGTGTCATAGCAATTCAATTTCTAATTTCTCATGAGCGCTCAAACTCTTCAGTAAAACAACAGGACATGTAAGCTGGCaggtctttctttctcttctcctcccccccttctgattttttttcctgtctcttgATCTTGCTGTTTATGCGCCTGGCACTACGGACACCACAGTGTTCGTGCTGAGCTCCTGGGATTCAACCTGTCCTAGTCATCATGCCCATCTAGGAAGACGGACTAATTGAATAGCTCCCAACCTGAATAGCTCCCTTCCAAGGTTTCTGAGCTCCTGCGCCACTTTCTGTGTCCTGGGCTGACAATCTGGCCTCCCAAACTGATGCTTAGTTCGAAGATGTCATTCCTCACCTGACTGAGTCTAAATCGCAGGATTGGGGAGGAATAATTTCCActtacccctccttccccttgctgACCCCtctctgaatccccccccccattattttgaGATCAGTGAGCTGAAGTAAGGAGAGGGGCAGAAAAGTTCAGTCGCCAGAGAACTTAGACAACATCCAACCCATTGACCAAAAACAATCCTGCATGAAATTCACCCTCATCCCGTAAAATAACAGCTCAGATAATCCAGCTGTCTCTAGCTTGCATTTGAAGTTCTTTAGTGAAAAGAAAGATCTACAAAGAAAAGATTCACTGAATGGTTTATACAACCAACCGCCTAAGCATATGGAACTGGAAGGAAGTATTCTTGGTTTCTATGAAATCCCCTTTAAACATGTGTTTTAAGGATTACAATCTATATAAGATCTTGGTTCCAATTCATGAACTTTTTAATAGATAGGAGAAACAAAGGAACCCAAGGAAACATGTTTGTCAATAAAAcgttaaaatctttttttaatgaaacacgaccaaacaacattttaaataactgAATACATTACCATAATAAATAAACTTTCTattaacaaaaacaaagaaattgcTTTAATAATGTACAGAAGTAAGGCTTCAAATAGCCTTCGAACATAAACAGCAATACAGCGAAATCTGTAAGAATATAACTATATGTGCGTCAATTATGAATTATTTACAACACACAGCGGTACCGCAATCTAAGTACCTTGGAGGGGAGGGGTAGAGGGGGTTGTTCCAAAAGAATTGTACCGAACAACGTGGATTTACAAACAGTGCACTATCTCTCTTGCACAGGtcgctctctttctctcattctctttccCTCTAGTATATAATTTTGGCTTTTGTACAAATAAACCTCCAGAATAATGCAAACCTATAGCAGTCAAAGAAAATGAAGACTAAGTAGCAGAGCTGAACACAGATGAGAAATTCTGTTAAAATCTAGGAAagacaatattttaataaagaaatgcTAAAGCAACAAGCCCACCACACCGTCACCTATTCAAGTGCATCTTCTTAAAGTAGCATGTGGTGGGGACAATCTGGGGATCCCCATTAAATATGTAACCAGTCAACAACTACCTCCTTGGACAAGTGAGTCAGTCTACACAAACAACGCAGGACAGCCACTATAGAGCAAGAACTCCTTACAAATAAGAAAAATTGCTAGAGAAATAGTTCAATTTCAGGTGGCAATATACAGATGGTCAAAAACAAGGATTTCTCtggtggggagggttttaagaagGGGGAAAGTTCAAGTTCATAAACTGTACTCACCAACACAAAATAATTAATTTACAAGAACCATACTTTTCTTTTACTTTTGTCTAGACTTTGATGAAAGAGGTGCAATTAATTCAGATTGGCACAAAATGAAGTTATTAGAGATATAAATTAATAATTTACAGGGGGTTGTTTGGCAGTAATCTAATAATAGCTCTCAAGATCTGTGAACACAGCAAAATCAGCTCTTTCCTTCAGTGTAATCACTTCAGAGAAGAAAAGGGTAGTAACCACAGTaaaaatatagatatatatatatagatttatatgCAGTTTAATCCCAGAAAacctgccatcttttttctttaaaaaaccaaaatactttTGAGATGCTTCACTTAACAGTATTCAACTATAAGTTTAAAGTTTCAATCCCTAGTTAGTTTATGATTTCTTTTCTGAAAAATAGCTGCAAAGTGTACTCTTACATCTGAATAAAGGTGATGTCTTTAAGAATAAAAACAGCTCTTACTTGATACTCTTCTGTCCTCTATAAAGATTTCATAACTGCCTTCACAAAACCAGTCTGTGTCTGGGGCAACAGCTCATGCAGGAGCCTTCAGGGCAGCCAACTTTCTGAAACTTGAGGCTTCCCCATCCACAGTCTGTGAATATGTCTCACCTCTGACGGTCATTTTGAAcgctgttctttcctttttttctctctctcccagaaGTCTTGTAATTCTTAGTGTCAGGAGCTTGTTTGCTTTAAAGCAGACAGGATCCCCAAACGCTTTAAATCCCCGCGGAATATTTCATCCGCTTCTGTTTTTGTCTCTGGTTGCAGAACCAGACCCGGACCACGTTCTTTTTGAGGTCCAGTTTCTCCGCGATGGCCGCTATTTTTTCCGAGGAAGGGCGCGGCTGGATGGCGAAATAGGCTTCCAGAGACCTCTTCTCGGGCGCCGCGATGGAGGTacgtttccttttcttctccGCCCCGTTGAAGAGCTCGGGCTTGGTGAGCTTTTCCCGGTGTGATTTCTCCGCCTCTTCCAGCCAGGCTTGCAAGATGGGCTTCAGGGCGATCATGTTGTTGTGGGACAAAGTGAGCGACTCGAATCTGCAGATGGTGCTTTGGCTTAGGGATCCCACCCCGGGGATCTTGAGGTTGGCCAGGGCGGATCCCACGTCCGCTTGGGTCACCCCCAGCTTGATCCTCCTCTGCTTGAAGCGCTCGGCGAAGGCTTCGAGGTCGCGCGGGTCGGCGTCCACGTCGCTCATGCAGCCCATGTGCGAAGGCAGCCCGTGGGCGTGCGCCATGCTGAGAGCCGCCTGGTGCATAGGGTTCATGCTGGCCATGTGGGGAGCGTGGCCCGGCGTGGAGACCACCGAGCCGTCGGGGCCCGTCATGGCGCCCAGCGCCAGCCCCGGGGTGATGTGTTCCAAGAGCTCCCCCTCCAGCGCCTGGTgaggctggtggtggtggtgatggtggtggtggtggtggtgggagccgGAGAGGGCGGACGGGTGCGAGATGGGCACGGAGGACGAGGAGGCGGCCGAGGTGCAGGGGATGGTGTTCATGGTGTGGTAGGTGGCGTCCGGCTTGAAGGGGCTGTGGTgcggcgggtggtggtggtggtggttcttgcCGGGGGAGACGATGTCCACGGCGGCCAGGGCTTCGGCGCGGGCCAACAGGCTCTCGTCCAGACCGCCGAAGATGTTGCTCTGCAACGGCAAATAGAAGGCACACATTATTGCTGCCAAGAGGGAATtcgcctccttcctcctcctcctcggggtGCCATCCGAGCGAGCCCAGCCCTGTTCGGAAagagagccggggggggggggagagagagagaggagcagaCACAGAGAGGCAAAGGGGAGCGGGGGAGCAAGGAAGAGGGGAACGGAAGAAAGTGGGCAGGCAGGAGGGCGGGTGGCTCCCCCCTCTCTGGCACCCGCCGCAGCCCAGGTCGTCAACTTTCAGGAGCGCCTAAGCgggctttggggagggttttGGGGAGCGGGCAGCTTCTCCGCCGGCCCCTCGAACCCACGACCGCGGGCGATGCCACGGCGCGGTGCTGGAGGCGCGACCTACCggtggggtgggcaggcaggcgCGGCGCAGGGCCTCGGaggtgctggtgctgctgctgggggCGCCGCTGGTGTTGGGGGCGCTGCTCCGTGCGCTGGCGCCGCTGCCGGCGTTGGTGCTGCTGGGCGAGCTGGCCGAGGGCGCGGCGGCCGAGGAGGTGCAGGGCGAGGCCGAGTGCAGCGCCGAGTACTTGGGCTCGTGGAGgctgcccccgccgccgccgcccgggtGGGCCATGCCGAAGGGCTGCTTGCTGTTGAGGGACATCATCATCATCGCGGCCGGCGGAGGGGGCGCCCACGAGGGGAACCAGCCGCTCGCCAAAGTGGCCTCAGCCGCTGCCTGCCTGAGGGCG
Proteins encoded:
- the POU4F2 gene encoding POU domain, class 4, transcription factor 2; this translates as MMMMSLNSKQPFGMAHPGGGGGGSLHEPKYSALHSASPCTSSAAAPSASSPSSTNAGSGASARSSAPNTSGAPSSSTSTSEALRRACLPTPPSNIFGGLDESLLARAEALAAVDIVSPGKNHHHHHPPHHSPFKPDATYHTMNTIPCTSAASSSSVPISHPSALSGSHHHHHHHHHHHQPHQALEGELLEHITPGLALGAMTGPDGSVVSTPGHAPHMASMNPMHQAALSMAHAHGLPSHMGCMSDVDADPRDLEAFAERFKQRRIKLGVTQADVGSALANLKIPGVGSLSQSTICRFESLTLSHNNMIALKPILQAWLEEAEKSHREKLTKPELFNGAEKKRKRTSIAAPEKRSLEAYFAIQPRPSSEKIAAIAEKLDLKKNVVRVWFCNQRQKQKRMKYSAGI